The following nucleotide sequence is from Mercenaria mercenaria strain notata unplaced genomic scaffold, MADL_Memer_1 contig_2770, whole genome shotgun sequence.
TTTTGTTTGGAAATATACAGTTTGTCTTATATCTTATGTGTTTTCGACTATCCtctttcttttttgttgaaaatatcaaacttctttggCAAATATGTTTTCttagaatattttctattttgacctaGTACGAGCCCGTACCACTGGAACATACTATACAGGtaaatgcatgtatatatattgGATACAGTTTGACATCTGGAATAGCTGTAAAAGTAAGGGTAGgccatacattgatgtatggaaGTATACGTTCAAGTCTCTACATGCTAGGTACACAATATGGATGTGTAGGTAAATGTTTCCATGTAACGGGTTTACTATCTTTTACAAATAGAATGAACGAAAGTAGACCATTAACAGTTTTGGCCTTTGACAGTCACActcggacagacgttcaaattttgacTTTGATAAAAAGAGACAacatactaactcgaaatttcgacttagcaTAAAACGATAAAAATAAAACGCACTTGGCATTAATGCTCTAAAGATATTTAGTTACCGGTGTTCTATTTTTACCCGTTACGTTATAATAATGTCTATTTAAGTGCATATTactaaaatagaaatttttcagaggcatatatattttaaagacgTAATAACAATGAAACATAATTGTAATCTCTTTGTTATCAGATTAAAAATCTGTACTGATTTCATCTGTAATATTTGATCCATGATACCCGATATGGTGGTGTAAGTTTCAGAACATTGGTGCAATTAGCAAATCAATAACCGCACAAAAACCTTTAGAAAAAatagcgaaaaaaaaaaagaaaaaaaaaaatgcgatttCAAAGCCCTTTAAGTGTAGTTTGATAGCTGTTCTTATATAAATCCTTTgtaagattttgttttcattttaatatcctAAACGAGAAAAACAGTCTTTTcgaaaaattatttctaaaaataacgTTAGGTATAAATGCACATAGTCAGAATAACAGTTGTGTCCATAAATGAAAAGTTATTGTTTATATTGTAacctaacctttagcctgctggcggcaaatgattctgcctctgctaccagtgtagatcagCCTCaatctgatcttggtctgccctGTTCGCTagtcaatcagtaaattttcagtgtacaGCCCTTCGactgataaatggtattgcccaaatttaatgatggaccaatccattttagaaatatagcaggttaaaggttaaataagGACAATATTATCAGATTTAAACAGATatgcatcagaaataaatttaatatgactTTGGTGATGACGCAAAGTAAAATTCCTACACACATAAAAAGTAGtatataattcaaaaaaaaaaaaatgaagaaacttTTAGTAATATGATTTTTCTATTCCAGGACGCCAAGACTCTGTAAGATGCTTCTACTGCGGAGAAGGGATGCAACACTGGCAACAGGATGATGATCCTTGGATCGAACATGCTACACATTTCCCAGATTGTGACTATTTGAAGCTATGTGTAGGagaaaagtttataaaaaaggCACAGTATGTGAATGAAAAAGTTACACAGGTGATTGAATCTTATCTATTGTAACAGAATACCTAGAGAGCTTCTTTAAAACGTGTAACTGCAAACTTTAAGTGATGACACGTATGCActgaatcagctaaaaatgagtaTTTAGTTTTTGctagtttatttgataacataaaaTGATCAAATGTTAAGGCGTCCCCGTAGTTTATTgcctaatttaccacggttcagagttcagatgttcAGGAATCGAATGAACCACGAATGATTAAATATTCAAGCATTTGAGCGATGAACCGTGTTAAGTAAGACGACGAACTTCACAAACTCCttgtttgttttcattctgatatgtttattgaaatatcatgatAAAAAGAGTGGCGAGCTTCATTCACCACAGGAATAATGCACCGGGCGTCATGCGTCTATTttacgtcataattgacgtcaaaAATGCTCTCTCGTCGGTCCGTACGTCAGTATAACAATTTGATCCCTCTCATTTATTCAGCCGaacaaatcgagccatgttacaATTGTAAATCAAACGCCACTTTGTGTTTCAATTTTAACTCATGAGTCACCACTCcttaacaggatgattgtatGGGTGGCAGTGTTCATTGGATTtgacttttcctgttggacttttgtccttgttttgatattgtttgtattATCCGACAGTACCATTGGTATTAAAAATACGTTAAAAGACAGAACAGGAATTATTAAATGATCAAAAACATCTTTGTTTTCATAGTTAGACCTGACTTTTCAATGACAATATGGACTGCTGACCCATAGTTTCCATTTGTTGTTCAATCTTACTGAACATGTCAGATTATCTCCGATAACAATCAAGCAACGTATCAATTTAAATTATctattataatattatctttaACAACGCCTTTCTGgtcatcaaataaaaatattctcAGTCTTACTATATTTTTGGTTGACAGCGGTACActtgattttctttttgttttggttttgcgTTACTGAGTAGAAGATTCAAACAGAAACTCTCATTTCAATCTGGCTTGTTTTAACACAGTGTTTATTAAATGATACGCTTTTATCCGTTTAAGGAATCTCCATGCGAACTTGTGAAAAAACATCTTGTTCCTGATCAGCTGATAGAAGATTTGAATAGTAATGCCTCCCTGCTTCTTATGGAAAAAGGGTACAAGCAAGAGGATGTTGAACACGCGATCGAAAAAGCAAGGGAAAAGCACGGTTAGTTAAACTTGGGAGCTACATTTCTATttggttttgaaaatataatgataatagtGCAGTCACTTTGTTAGTAGCACACGCACGAAATATAAAATTCTAACATGTATACCTTTCTCTAAAGTTAGACTGCGTACAGGCAAACAAGTTCTTGGACTTTTAACATTAGTATGAAATATCCAACTATTGACAGATATGTTAACTTTCAGTGTACTTatggaaatatcattttttatcagAAATTGAAACCTGATATGAATACTGACGCACGTATCCAGCCAATTCCAGCCATTTCCcagttttgtttacatcagaCGTCCGTTGTAATGTTACAAATACAggttaaaagtgaaaaatgataCACAGTTTAAGATCATAATGATGTAAAGACATTTCTTACTTaactatttgaaaattttcattacagGTAGCGGAGATTTAAGGGCTCCCGTTATTCTCGAGGCTCTACTTGAAAGCGACTCGTTTACCACGCCCTGTAGCAAAGACGCATTATCTTCTCCACGACCAACCAACCATACGAATTTGTCAAATGGCCACGCTGAACGACTAGTACATTTTCCTGTCAGTTTGGTAGATAGTTTCTCTGAGTCCCTTGGAGAAAAGACATATACCGAAGATGCACTTGATACTGGTAAATGACTAAGATCTTAACCAACGCTTTATCATACTTATGGCAATACTTAATAATTTTCAGCGCATTAAGACCGtgctatattttaataatgtAGTAAATACCAAAATGCactgaaatttgtttttataaaattaggCTGATAcgtagaagaaataaaataagtaatgttaatgtttactttgaaatgtgtttaaggtattggacctctaatagtaatgtttaaaatatggcatttgcttggtatattcttaaagttgaccatgtttcgcactcttgcaacttttaaacaacttttaccgtgccgtgattttgtaaattttgtataatttatagtaTCTCCTAAAGCtcgagtagagacaaatttcaatgtgatggccactatctaaaacgtttgcagagaattcattacagcattaattttgataaaagaaacatcaaactattgttaaacaatagtaaaacacaaaataaaactgtaaatatcattctttctagggtgcctcaagtaaacagatttaatgagacagaattctaactccaacattgaaaaattaaggtcgaatcctgtgggtctgttttgaattttgctcacttcattaaaaaataaccttggggcagaagtaaaacctacctgaatttcttccacaatatgtaatctaaagaatgaaggcaaaatagagaacttttaccgcatgtaactaagaatttttaaagatgtctaactctacccctcctgattcagaggtaaattcactttaacagaagaaatcgcttataaaataataattttccacttttgtacaatacatccataataagtattgaaagaagtaaaaacttactagaaataaagaaaaatatggaaaaaaaacaaatttgtccaagtggggcttgaacctacgccccgctgaaaattgcagtcaatttaggtttattgtaggaattgaatactcttcataaAGAAgttactctattacgggtccaataccttaaagtgCATCTTACATCAAACTATCACAATATTATATTCATATATGATGTTATTCGAACTTTTCTATGGTATTTGTCTTTTAAGTACTTATGGGCCTGTTTCATCAAATTAAATGAGCATCTTTagataaaatgcaaaatgtcaaGATTAACTTATCCGTGCTTCAGTACGGACTTCATCTTTTAGGTGAATTTAAGTTATCTAAATTATCGTATTAAGAATTATATTGATATCAGCTAAAGGAATTAAGAATaagaataaaattattacatttgATCTGGACTTGTCAAATTCCTTAAATGAACTTAAAACGCTTTCCTGTTTAATTGAAGAACCTAGAGGAACCAACACAAAATACCACATCGCTAACGTAGACACATAAATACATAAGGAATATTCGCAGTTGTTTCATTTTAAGTAACATAAATGCTTACAGACATACTTTGAAATGGAATCCATTAATAGATTTCACTTCATAGATACTATGGACACACAAATTTCGTGTAAGTGCTTCTTAAGAGGTAGTCATACACAAATGTAATCAAAAagtatattcatttttcagagcaagACCGTTTGTTGAAAGAGAACCGTGCTCTGAAACACAGGATGACCTGCAAAATATGTCTGGACAATGATGCATGTATTGTGTTTATTCCGTGTGGGCACATGGTATCATGCACGCAATGTGCTGGCAGACAGAACAAGTGCGCAGTCTGCAGGGCTGATATAAAAGACACAATACGGGCATATCCCGCCTGAAACCCAAAGATATTAAAGCTTGGGtaaatgttgataaataaaaaagtgattatcatatttcactacaaaaaccaaaaacaaaaataataaagacaATGACTCAATAAGAAAATCCACGAACGGAACACGGTGAAATCAAAATCCTGCTGCAGTGTTCACTATTTACCACAATATACAATAAAATGCATGGCCAGGgtaacacacacatacacacacgcacgcacacacacaaaaaaaacagttGGGACTGCTTTGGAATGTTTAGTGGCAAAAAATCTACTAATGAATTTTGTGTGGTTATTGGTGTGCACCAGTACTCATTCTTAATCCTCTAACAAAACAGTGTTAATGAAATAAATCTATATTCCTAACACACAATGATAACTAAATGCGCGAcaagcaaaatacaaaaatgcttgtatatataattatatgaaccGTACACGTAACATCTCATTTTACGTCGGTTTATGTTTGTTTTACcagtttttcttcttctttctctaaatattcaaaacaaattgCGCCTGTGATTGTATAATATACAAATAAGACACATCTtataaaactgaagaaaaaaccTACTGTTGTATATTATTCCACAAGagtatttagtttttttaaataaacaattagaCTGTCAAAGGGTGACAAAAATATGCAGCCAGACCttgactcgaacccggggcctcggaataccgttccgatgctctaccgactgagctacccgtccgttctataccgtgacatatttccccaccattttgaaattcgtcctcaaatttcagcgggtactttatattatataagcaattacaggcgccAAGTGTAATGCCGTTACGGTCCCACGTTGggtgccaaatgtcacagggcGAGAATAATATGCAGCTAGACccggactcgaacccggggcctcggaataccgttccagGGCTACCCGGCCGTCTAAACACTTTCTGCCCGTTTTAattttcaagttctataccgtgactattttattattaatattttttatataaaagattgcTTTAATATTTGCATTTGGTATATTACGAAGTGCAACAATTTGATGTTTATTTCTTTGGTACTATAAATTTTGGACAAGTATGTAAactttttaagtaaaaaatgatACCATGTACGTAAtcatgttaaaactttatagcaGATTACTACAGGATCCATAACGAAGTAACGATAGCATTTTCAGGAACATTTcgtttttaagaattttatacCTACATttgaataacaattttaatatctaACTTTAGTTAAACCGTACAAATAAAacaccgcctcgatagcctactggtggagcgtccgcttcgagtgcgggaggtcgtgggttcgatccccggccacttcataccaaagacgtacaaaatggtactagcagcttcctcggctggcgctcagcattaaggggatagtgctaggactggtcagcccggtgtcagtataatgtgactgggtggggtatcatgccacgtgtctatggcgtgatattccagtgaggcagcactataaagtagGGCATTGCTACGAGTagataccgtcgtttatatgactgaaaaattgttgaaaaagacgttaaacccgaacaaaccTATGTTTGTATTAAATTCGGCATTAAATACCTGCTCCATATCATGATGTTTTTCAAAGGTACTATTTGTTCGCATAATATTAATATGGCAGGCATTGACAACGATGTTTTCAGTATATCTTTAGTATTTACCTCGTCTGGTACATTTGCCAAATGAACAGCTGACTGTTTGTTTGTAATCTAAAGGAAACCTGaatatctattatcattattctACAGCTTCTGAAACAAAATAAGATTGTTATACAGGCATGTCTCCTAATGTTTGGTCAACCAGACTCGTCAAGGGGAGGACTCTAACGGctattgatatattttaagaaaaatgaaactatgtttagaaaaataattatattctacTTTATTGTTAAACATATTCCTTGACAAAATCCTAGTTTTCCTGAAgtcttattattttcatttaaaaccttACACTTCGGTTATAATCTAACTTCCTTAGTAATAAGAACATTCATAAATTGAATAATTTCTCGCAGTactgtttcaaattaaaaaggtTTTCGCTTGGATTACGTAAAAATGATACATAATATACTTTAATCAAactgtattttacaaaacataatttgtgtcatttttagtgattaaacaatataaataacaatacgttttttaatttacaatgtatattCTTCACGTTAAAATTTGAGTTTATTTCTTCATGCCAGAATTTAATTTGAGAACTATATATTACAAGCATAGCGAATAGGACCACCAGGGTAGGGTTAGGTGCGGGACGGATccgataaaatataaaatcctacAAGTAGAATGTTGCATTTTAGGtcatttcaaacattacataCTGATCAAAACTAATTGTGCAAACCTGTAGGAAAAAATGTGTgactatttttgttttatctttttatatgtCAGAACAAAAATTCAATAAACACTGAACAAGAGTGATGCCCGTTAAAAGTTCATCAAGTCAGAATTAAAAAGCATGACACATAGTTGAGCATGTGATATTGATGTTGACAGGTGAGGGTTCCGACAATTTTGAAATCCTACACGTAAAACGATGTATTTTAAGCCACAGAAAAAGCAAGACTGCCAGTGATTTTGTCACTTGCGTGCGCAACAATCTGACCTGTTTAGAAATCTTCGAAAAGCAAAACCACAGCCATGGCACCTACGGGTGTTTTTGTAGATTTCACCGTTGTCACAGAAAGTTTCAAGAAAACATCAACAAACTTATACAGTTATCTGTTATACAAATGTTTTCCGTTTCAATGTAATTCTTATACTAGTATTTGCTCGAGAAACGAGGCAACACATACTACTATATTATATCATCGAAATTCAATGGATTTCTTTTGAATTGCTCATCAGTTATGATGGAGTTGCTACTGTtgtaaaattatggcccttgttgTCAGTAGATTTATATCCCCATATCCCCATATAAATACAAGccgaaacacacacacacacacacaaaaaaaaaaaaaaaaaaaaaaaaaaaaataataataaaaaaataaaataaaataaaaactggcCCAGTGTgtcttttttggatatataggtATGGAGGCCTTTATACATTATCTGAGGGCTGTTCCTGCTAACCCATGTAAATCTGGGCCTGATGCAGTGGCcatattcaaaatgtttattatcaATATCTTAAGACGCATGCAGATATTTATAATTTGGAAACATGCGATgtttatatttcagcctaaaaCACTTGAAACTTCGCGCATTTCTTTGTTCAGAATTAAAGACGGAAAATGAAAAGCAACTGCACTTGTGGGTGCAAAACGGCAAATAAcaatcaaagcattgtaaatactggaggacggattgtcttgaaatgtattaaTTCTGTTAGGTCCGAGGTCAGTAATGACCCTTTTCTGTTGGGAGTGTTAAACTAGTACATGTCTTTTTCGGTTGTTTTTCACAACAGTGTAACCATTTCCTTGCCAGAAATTTCTATGTTCATTGATAATTTAATGACtatgaacaatgcagactatcattatcagactgtacagatgtggatgtagacacatacacacaattacaaaacaatcatacattttgtaataactattgtgcaaatatacatcaaactaaaataacatagggaacagaactgaaacacattttttaagATAACTTATTATAGCTGGGACAATcagacttttaaggaatacacatataactgaTTACCGATTTGCAAGTTGAAATAGACTGTAATAGCCAAATGAtttgagcatgaaatattttgattttgctgtagaatagtaataacttttacagatttaacgagagctaagtaatattgtattcGGCAATATAATAGA
It contains:
- the LOC128552396 gene encoding putative inhibitor of apoptosis, which produces MEFYPGISNGRPKNPDYSLTTERLATFKPWSPKGIVIEELSKAGFYATGRQDSVRCFYCGEGMQHWQQDDDPWIEHATHFPDCDYLKLCVGEKFIKKAQYVNEKVTQESPCELVKKHLVPDQLIEDLNSNASLLLMEKGYKQEDVEHAIEKAREKHGSGDLRAPVILEALLESDSFTTPCSKDALSSPRPTNHTNLSNGHAERLVHFPVSLVDSFSESLGEKTYTEDALDTEQDRLLKENRALKHRMTCKICLDNDACIVFIPCGHMVSCTQCAGRQNKCAVCRADIKDTIRAYPA